Within Telopea speciosissima isolate NSW1024214 ecotype Mountain lineage chromosome 8, Tspe_v1, whole genome shotgun sequence, the genomic segment TTTCGTTTCATTTGGATCGAAatagtgtattttttttgtgagttttgcttgatcttttttttttttttggagggggcaGGGGGGTGTTGGGTTTAATGACTTTTATCTAAACCAGTTAAAGGCTCGATTCAATGGTTTAGATGGACTAATGGAGAAGATAGCGAAATTGTTGGTGTTGTGCCATGTTGCGTCCAAAGTCATGTGTGCAAGTGTCATATAAGTTGGCAAGCATTTTCCTTAATGGGTTTGGAATCAAAAAGTCACTTGGGGAAGTGTGTGTAGTGGGTTTCCTCTgtcattagaagaagaaagtgagtgACTGGAAGAAGTGGAGTTTTTTAAAGAGGTGAAGTCTTAAGAAGGTGGAGTCTTCAACAAGATTGGATCTTTTGAAGGAGCGGAAGTGGTTGAGGATTGAAGACATTAAGTAAAGTGGAGTCTTTAAAGAGACACTGCACTTTGAATTGGAAGAATTGTGTAGTGGGTTTTCTcttaggaaagagaaaatgaaatctTGCTCAACAAggtagaggagagagagttagtggattttctctaaggagagagaaaacaacaaGATAAAGGATGAGTTCTATACAATGATAGATGTGCTTATCAAAGAAGATGATGTTGATCCAAAAGAAGAGCCAAGATGTGAGGATTCAAGTGAGAATCCAAGAGGTACAGTATGGGTGTAACGTATGTACAAGGACTAAGCAAAGAGCCAATGAAGAGTGAACGAGAGATAAGAGAAGGGCCTTGGGTTTAAGAGATAAATCGCAAGGGTTGTActaatttctcttctcttgattcaTAGTAAACGTCAGATCTCACTCCATGAAAGTAAGTGGTTTTACCGAACCACGTAAACCTCGTCTCTTCGTTGTATATggtgggggtttttttttttttttttttttttttttggatattgcACATACTGTTTACATGGAGAAAGTTGGAAATTTTGTTTTCCCCAACCCCAACAGGGAGGAGGGGAAACGGTCAAAATGATTGAAATTTCAACGAAACAATGCATTTTTTGTAACCAAAATTTCACTACTTCTAGGTTTCGCATCCTGTTTCGTCTCGAGTATATCGAAACTAACAAAAATTTCACCAagatttcgatgaaatttcgaACCATACCTATTACAGAAGAATACTCTATAGTTTATACTATTCCACATCAGTGGCATTGTGATGTTTACATTCTTAAGAGACACAAATACAAACATTTTTGTGTTTGTCTTGATTTAAACTAGAAACCCAGCTGAAGTTCATAATAAATAAAGGATATTTTCAATAACCAATGTTTTTTCTACTAATCCTGGGATTATCTAACAGCCTAGAGCTTCACAAAAAATTTCGAAGTTAGCTTATCAAATCAGTGGTTCTGAGGAGAAGAATTGCTTTCACTACCAACTGGCAAGCATTGGATGGCTACAATGTAAGATCCCTCTATTGGTATATTTAATGCAACCCCTTTTGTTTAACCTATAATTACCAGTCTAGTGCTTCACAAGAAACTTCAAAGTACTACCCATTTTTGGCTTATCAAATTAGTGGTTCTGAGGTGAAAAAATAGCTTTTACTACCAACTGAGAAGAATTTCTTTCACTTCCCATATTTGGTTTATCAAGTCACTGGCTCTGAGGAGAAGAATTGCTTTGACTACCAACTGAGAAGTATTGGATGGCTACAATGTGATTTCCTTCTATTAGTATTTAATTCAATCCTTTTTGTCTAACCTATATTTACCTAATGACATATTAGCAGCTAAGAAATTAGTTAGTACATTTTAGGGacaatttgaatttttgaacCTGGCTATACCTAATCTAAACTTGCCCTGTCCTATTTTCTTCATGAATAATGTGGTTTACTGAGGCACAACAAGGTTCTGTCAAAAGGTTTTTTGGGGAAAAGTTAATGGCAGATTTGCAGGACTAATTGTGTGATGGGAAAATTATATAGTTTACGGTGGTAGAATattaatacaacaacaactcagtcttatcccaactaaatgaggttcCTCCAATCAACTTTATTCGAGGTCACGCTTGAttcaaggcctaagctatgcatgtctttccttactTCTCCACGGGTCATTTTCGGTCTGCCCTGAGATTTTTTAGTtacttcaatctgaatcaaatcattcctctgtactagagcatccaaatacctctgttgaacatggtcataccacctcaaacaactttctcatagcttatcatgtattggagctactctcAAATTAGCTCGAATATAGTAGTtcattactttatccttcctagttttaccaAACAgtcatctcaacatcctcaactctgttacattgagtttatctacatagttcttcttaactgcccaacattccacaccatacaccATAGCCAATCATTTGATTGTCGTATAACTTTCttaaagttttaaaggaatattttGATCACACAACATTCCGGACATGCCTCTCCACTTCATTTCATCcgattttaattatttgtgaaacatcatccacTATATTACATTCTTCATAAATGATTAATTTGGATTTACTTGTGGATTAATAACTTGTTAAAAAACATTTCTTTTggtaaagaaaattaaaaaacctGTAACAGAAGGTATTAAGTAACAGTGTCAATTTTGGCACCTTTAGGGgggaaaaaacaataaaaaaaaataaattggaagGATATCCATAAACACCTCCTCAAATCACTATCCATGCAGTTTGATGAAAACTGGAACAGATATTCTGGTTATCAAATAGAACTGGACTGATGTATAGATGTTTTAAGCAGTATGATTTCCTTGAATATTCCATCAAGGAGTCAATAGTTTAGATGACCATGGGTCTAGACCATTGGTATGAACACCAGGGCTTGGAGGGGATGGTACCAACCAAGTTTGGTCACCCACTCTATTGTCCATGGAAACAATACTTACAAAGACAAAGATCCCATGCACACGTACGATACAAATGGTGGATGTCCTGCAGATGAGATGAACATTGAGAAAAAAACATAGAGATTGCTGCTTGCCAGTATTCTGAAACCTAATTTGGGTTTAACTTCATTCAAAAAGACAGTCATACATTATTGAGCTGTATTATATGTGGATACTGATAAGAGGAAGTCTTCATGTTCGAAGTATAAAGCAGACATTATCCTGCTAATGTGGATCCCCATAACATGTCTCGTGGTCTCACTCTTCTTTAACATTCTCCAGAGAAGATTATCAGTGTAACAAAGTCAATCCAGCAACTGATACTAACAGGTGTAcagaatataaatatatatggcACATTTAGTAACTGAGACCATAAATGCCTACTTACTTCCTCAACAAATTTTCAATTCTGTTATTGATTGGGCAACAGTTACAGATGGCTTACAACAGATGCAAACAGCCCCTCAAGAACTCAAACATGAGAGCATTgcctggtttaaaccatatAAGTTACCCCAACTTGCATGATATTCATGTGAGGAACTCTCATATTTGCTGCTCCAGCCCTGCAATTATTCCTCAGGAAAGCATAAATATAGTTTATAACCAGCTTCTTAAGGAACCAAGAATCTTTCCTTGCTCTCACATCCCCATGCCCAAGCAGATACGTAAATCCTGAATCCATGGCTTCTCTAAGGGCTGAAAGTTCATACTCCAAACTTGGATTCTCATCTGAGGACATGACACTTGATGGCAACATGGGGACGGCTTCCCCTGAGCTAGACGCCCCTGCCTCTGTTCTTTGATCCTGCAACAGTGGAACCTGAAGCTCCCCGACCTCACTACCCGGGATCAGAGACTCCCTAGACCTCATTGAAACATCGTCACATTCAGTCTCTTTTAAGCTGTTCTCCAATGCAAGATCTTGAGCCTCCTTTCTCAAAAAACTCTGGAGGCTCTCAACCAAAAGTTGCTCAAAGGCATGATGATCTTCCTTCCTGACATCTTTGTAACCATAACGGGCAATGCAGCGGAACATGTGATAGTCCTTTGTGCAAACCCTTCTGAAAAGAAACCTTTCTTCTTGAGGGACGACTGGGACTGGGACATACTTGATGCAGACAAAAACAATTGTTGAATGAATGGCCGGAAGGCTGACTAGGAACTGTCCAAAGACCGAGGGAATCCCTAGTACCAGCTCATTGTATAGTAATCCAATCCCTGGGACCCTTACTGTCCCAAGTGTCGACCCCAGTTCAAGAAGAAAATCCATGGAAATCTTTTCTCTGACCTCGCTCTGGTACTTTAACACACTTCCATAGTTCCAAATGTACATTATACAGAGGAAACAAGAAGCAAAAGCAAGCGGAAGCCAACCACCCTCCTTGATCTTTGTCAAGACTGAAGACAAATAGATGAACTCTACTGACCCAAATACAAGCGGGAAACACAGAGCCAGAAACAGGTTGGTCTGCCATATTAGAAGCATTACAACTGTCACCAAGATCGTGCTCACAATCATGACACCAACCTCCGCAATGCCTGcaagaaaattttgttttgcgTCTGTAAGATTCACTGTCATTAAGTGCATGTTATAGGAGTTGTTACCTGATCATTCTCATGTTAATAAAACAAGACAGAGGATCTGCACGCAACAAGCCAGCTTGAGAGAGTACTTAACCGTATGCATTAGCTATATCAGTTGTGCTCCTGAAGGTGGCAACCACTAGAATGCACATGACCATCAGGAACCAATTGATGATGGGAATGTAGATCTGACCCATGAATCTCCTGGAGGTGTGAATAATCTTCATCCTTGGGAAGCATCCTAGGGCCATGGATTGCTTAATGCAAGAAAATGTCGCTGATATCATCGCTTGACTGGCAATCATGGCAGCAAGCGTGGCTATCACAAAGACTGGCCAGAAAAGACCATCTGCTTGTCAGAAATATTTGAATATTACAAGAGTTAGTATGAAGATATGGAAAATATCTGAAAAGCATTTATCTATAGTTGAGCCAGGACATAACCGAGTATAATGATCGACAGTGCTCACCTGGGACAGAATCATAGAATATTCTTTCCGCAGAAGTTGGGAATTTCATCAGATATGCAGCTTGGCCCATGTAACCCAAGAGAAGACACGGGAACACAACACAGGTGAAGGCAATCTGTGGGCACCAGATAGATTTCAAATAAGATTATAAGATGACACCAATTATACAAACTTTCTATTTGGGTCATAAACACATATATCCAAACACAAATGTGTATGCATATAGTTTTGTATGAACCATGCGTATATTGAAGTATACATCCATGGGAAGGGCATAAAGAATTGAGGTAACAGTAACACCTGTATAGATACGACAGAGAAATGGCCTAAATCAGCAAACATTGCTTCAGCCCCTGCAATCACACAGGAGCAATATGTATTAGAAAAAAGATATATTCCATCTTATATATTCTGATACTAGCAAGTAGAAActgttttattaattattattactCAGATATACCACTcttaaaaggggggggggggaaaaaaaaaagcgcATCCCGGTGCActaggctcccgctactgcagggtctgggaggggaaaatgtacgcagccttacccccacttcgcagagaggttgtttccaagttttgaacctgcaacctgATATACACTCTTGATGAGGTAATATTGATAAAAAGCTATTTCCTTGTCCTTCATACACAGTGGACTCAACCAAGCTCAAACTAAATTCATTGTCTGGCAATGAATAACAGGAGGCAATTTTGGATGGAAAACAAACAAGTAGAAATAATTACAAATCATAGCTTGGGTTGTGTATATTAGCAATCCAGCATCAATAAGCACTCTATTCTAGCTAtttacaactcaactcaactcagccttatcccaactaaatggggtcggctacatggatcctttccctccagtcagctctattcaaagccatacttgttacatGGCCTACGATattgtctttcctcaccacttctcctagagtcattatAGGCTGACCATGCCTTTGCACCCTCTTGAAGAAATAATAAAGCTCCAAGCCATGATCTCAAACAAAGAAAAgtgaggagaggagagaaattCAGTGGAAACAAGCTTCCTCATGGTGACCCACCTGTAATGCACAAAACGCAACCACCAAGGGCAGACCACGCCTTTGCACTATTCCTCTTGAAGAAATAATAGATGTAAGCTGGATTCAATGCCTTTATAACTGTTATATCATACTTCAATAGGTTGTATATTCCAATGGACCCCAGGGAAAAGAACCACAGACCCAGTGCAGGTGCAAACATAACACCAACTTTACCAGTCCCAAACCTCTGAATGCTGAACAATCCAATGAGGAATACAATCGAGAGCATAACCACAGCATCTGCAAACAACACAATTGAAATCAATAATCTTATAAGTTCCATGGCACACTGCCATGAGCGCATGTTTCTATATATCTACACAGTAAGTGTAGCATTGTTATCAATTTCCCTTGCCAAAAGTTAAATCATTGCATAATCCTGACCATTTGGTCATACGAAACTTTGTAAACCATACAAAAGAAACTGATTAATCAGATGGCAAGGACAGTATGGTGGCTTCAACTTTTGCTAAAAAAATCTATAATCCatatcaaattatttattaaaactgTCCAATCAATGAGCATTTCCAACATTTTCTGTGGATTGCATCAAACCACCATCCTTCACAGTGAGGTGCCAAGGTAAAGAGGACTGCTAGGTAtgaacattaaaaaaattcttacaTTCTAGAAGAAATTATGTATCTACTCACTTGTATCAAATCCCGGAATTTCACCCTGTAGTCCACTCACTGCAGACATTACTGCAATAGACATAGAAACATAATGAGACCTATTGGTGAGATCAAGGCAAACTAAACAGAGAGGTCTTCCATTTGCAGAAAAACTGATGCACGTATGGAACACAAAAACCCCTTATCATAATTTTTGTTATGACAAATGAATACAAATATTTGTTCAACCAGAACAAACTTCTCATAATACATAATCTATCACTTtttgtccttttccttttttactcTTTTAAGTAATATGACAACAAGCATTAGTCTACACGGTTTTGTACAAATTATGTTGGAATGTAGAACTTCATTAACTCATTGTTGTCTTCTATAAGCTTTGGTTAACCCATGACATTGACTTTACACTTACATTGGATATATTGTGGTTGTTTATATGATCCACTTAAGATATATATGTTCTACACTTGTAAACAAGGACATCATGTTTTCACTTTTGTGTCAAACTCTCATTTAGTCCTAGTATTAAATGGTAATCTACTAATCTgcagtgggcgagccttggcacaatggttaagttgtgctattgcaacctgttggttgctggttcaaaacttggaaacagcctctcttgtGTAGCAGGAGATAAGgttgtgtacatttgcccctcccagaccctgcagtagcctcgtgcactgggttgGTCTTTTATTAAATGGTAATCTGCCAAGAAAAGGAAGGGTTCCACTAAACCATCTAAAACTAAaggagtttaatttaatacgaTTCTTAAcatatttctctttttctcatcaACAAATTCCAGCtattaaccccccccccaacaaaaaaaaatactattgagagaaaaaaaagtaacaccataaaatatatttaattaagAGTGAAGGAGTTATTCGCTAAAGGAGAGTTTCCAGAACAagcttgtattttttttgttggataaaTAAAGTCAAGAATTTATGGAGAAGAAAGtacaaaaaggggaagaagtgGGAGGTAAGAACAAAAGCatccaattaaataaaaaatttgcagGCTTAAAATTCCCATGAAGTGGACAACTAAAGAAAAGAGCTACTATGTATGTGCTCCATAGTCTTAAACATGGTAACTTTATCATTGAACATGCCATAGAGAAGAGTTCCCAGCAAAGCTTGCATCGTAAGTAGTCATGCAAAATAGTTTGTGGCGGtcctcctttttttctccttcttttcctcctatCTAAGCACCTTTTATGTCTCTCTTTTCAATTAATAAGGTTGATGTAGATCAAGGGAGAGAACCAGTCTACCAGCGCCCATTGAACCAGCATGTTTGGGCCAGATTTAAGcctatattttaggcccataatatTCCAGATTATGAGCCCATCGACCAGCACTAAATCTGGTTGCTAGCTGACAGTTTTTGTGGGCCCCATAACCAGCTTGCATGGAGAAGATTTTGGAGAATATTTCACAGATCTGGTGGGACCCATTCCAGCATTGCATGTTGAGTGTTTTCTGGAATGGTTGGTGATTTGAATGGAGGAGTCTTAAGAGATTCTATGTAGAGTGCCACATATCAGTTTCTATTTCTACATATCTTGTAatcagttttattttggtgtaaTTAAGAGTAGGAAGCAAGCTAgggttgtttctatttttgattacttttatTTCTGTAACAGTGTCAGTATTATTTAATAACAAGGGCACAATTGAGCTCACGATTTTGAAGTTGAGAAGATTGGTTTCGCCATTGaatgctgtgagatgcagttatggtgtgcgcgaatgctgtcaaaatcactctgaatgaaaatagttttttggacatcaaaacaaatgaatattttaccgcacttttgatttttagcaatgttttaccatattaagatttatagaatttttaaatttgagaaaaaccccagcattagaaagttgaaaattgcacctaccaccgaaaatccaatttttgttcttgaactgggaggttgactttttttccttttggaatttgattttttaactatttttattggattcaaatagggtggtatttgcttatttatgaataatatcttaagtaaatgtaatATGTATTACATTTACTTAAATATTATTATgccaaaatctgatagtgccattgtgtttaattggcctaaaatagactgaataccaagtttcagacccaaactaggtttaaaacccaccgagatgaggcttcgagtcgagaaaaaaaaagtgcaccaactcggcgagatctcgactcgactcggtttttcaagggtccgagttggcaccgagacccaagttttcgaaccttggtatgaaccaaattaaaaagagaaagacttcttttattagaaattgaataagttgaagtctgtttggccagaacacaagcctcacaaaaaaaattcatccttaTTACATTGCCTAACTAGTGCtggaaataaaagagacaaagttcctaagggggggTAACCTAAGCGAGAATGTCATTGCTGTAATTCAAAGGAGACGAAGGAATTCTGATATAGTTAAGAAGGTAATGCAGCCGTAGgacaaccatcatcaagcatgtacaatccaccatgcattttaccacatccaatcatcttccccgttaccaaatcctaaaaaacacaatgggacTGAAAAAAAGTTACTCTGCACTTCAGATAtctagtaagactactaatggaaagaagattagtagtaaaattaagaatatgcaaaacagaagataaaGTAATGGAAGAGGAGCAGCAGATGGAGCCCTTTCCAGAAACAgatgaaagggaaccattagctactttGACTTTGTCTTggccagaagtgggagaatatttATGGAAAaggctggaggatccagtcatatgatcagtggcaccggagtctataattaAGGGTGCCAATCGGTTCGGTTCCATGCCTTAATGATGTGATCCGAAACCGAACTGAAAACTGAGTCAATTTTGGGACTggaaaccgaatccaaacctaCTCGGTTCGGTTCAGTTACGGTTCTAATTCGGTTTCCAAATACGGTTCCAATTCGGGTCTAGAGTGTTAAGCTAGAAAAATTAGGAATGTCTGAGATACTTTGTGTATCCATCCTGATAAGGTGCTAGTATTCAACAGAAATGCATTGTAGAGAGTATTAAAAcactaaaactaaaattgaaTTCACAACACCCAAACACTACACCGATTCACAAGTtcattcattaaaaaataaggaaaaaaaaatcaaatagaagTAGCAACTCTGAAACATCTTTCTAGATTTTACTTTCTACCAAAGAAAATCAAGAGATGTAAATGTGTGATGTATACAAGTGACCACGATGAAGAAGAAGCACCACCAGTCCACCACGCTACCACGTATGTCCAGCAAAAGAGTGTCAGCGTCGAAGCAGATGGAGGTTGCAGGCAGCCTTGCAACGAAATCTCGCAGACGACTTAAAGTGTGGGACAGTGGGTCCCTGTGGGATTTGAGAATCAAGAGAGACAGTCGCAGTCTCGCAAACGACTTGAAGtgaaaaaatgtaaaataataaAGCCATAAAGGGGAACTAAGGAAGGAATATGAAAGGTCATACTCATATAGCAACAATAGGGTTTTGGAGggttattcggttcggtttcggttcaaaccgaCAGTTTTTTAACTGAAACCGTATCCAAACCGAACTAAATTAAATACTCATATAACAGATCCGAAACCTAACCGAATTTATTCGGCTCGGCTCTGCTCGATTTCGGGTTCGGTATTCGGTTTCAgcttggttttgacacccttatctatAATCCATGGACTGGAAATTAGCAATGCGTAGTGACACACAAACGAAATACATACCTAAACAGGCAAAATTGGAACCTAATGGGGTAGAAGAATTGGCAGGAGTCGATGTAGCAGAATCAGCGGAAGCCTTTAACATACAACGAAAAGCTTGTAGTTCTTCCTAGGAGAGACCAAGTTCAGAAGTGGGAGCAGTGACAACAGCTTCAGCGattagctttgtttttagaGTTTCCACAaccacgtttagcctcaaagtcagcaGGTTTTCTATGGAGTTTCCAGCAGGTAGCTTTGGTATGATAGGGTTTGTTGCAATGTTCACATTTCACCACCTCCTTGGTAGAATCAGCAGCAGTGTGTGGAGACCCATCTAATAACATAGAACCAGATCCGGTTTGCAGGGCAGATCTCTCAATAGGGGAATGTAACATAGCAGCGCGGCGGCTCTCTTTAGTATAAACCAAGGCATGGGACTactccaaagtgggaaaaggagaCCTGCAAAgtacttgaacacgaatctgatcgTATTCAACATTCAAACCAGCAAGAAATTCATACATCCGTATTTTATCCACATGTTTGCGATAGGTAGCAATGTCGGTTGCATTGGTAGGCTGATAATCAGAATTATGGTCCAGTTGTTGCCATAAACTCCTAAGGACAGCACAGTACTGTGAGATGGTTAAGTCCTTCTATGTAGTGTCATGGAGCTTCTTACGTATTTCATAtacttgagcatcattccccacctgcccgtaggtttccttTGCAGTAGTCCATATTTGGGTGGTTGTATCAAGTAATAAATAGCCACTAGAAAGCTCCGGTTGCATAGAGTGCAGCAAAAAAGACAtgaccatagcatcattggaaaCCTGTCGATCTTGGAGAGGACCATCCTGACTTTTCAGTGGCTCCAATGAGATGTTCAGTAAGACCATGACCACCAACAAACGCTGGCCCCGTAGAAGGAGAATCCTTCCTTTTGAACGagagtggatttgggttgatatgacttttgtTGGTTCTTCAATCTGTGACACTGTGGGGAAACTTGCCTTTTGCGCTGTCATCAATCAAATCTGGATGAAACATAACATCAGGAAATGGATCTCCAACTCTCGGTCTCTCCGCCAGATTTGGGACGCCATTTCTTTTGATATTAGACCAAAGCTCTCTGCTGTCCAATTTTTTTGTCCTGATTCCCCatggaacaggcatattgttgtgtccTAGGGCCTTCCCATTTCCTCTCTCCAGCCCCCTACCTCTCCTTCCTGAGGTCCGGGCTGTTTGTGTATTCGATTTTCCTTCCCCTTTTCTGGGGTCTTTTGtagttctctttcttcttggtaatgaattctttattcacccaaacAAAGACCACGACCAGCAATAGTCAAATATGTAGATTTGGACCACATCAGGTAGTTAGTACCATTGAGCTTAATGGCAGCCGCAAAAGGAAGATAGTCATTCCTTGTCAGTCTTTCAACTCCGAAGGTAGCAGTAGTAAGATCAGACATTATCACACAATCTAATCACCAAAAAATCCAGTAACAGATTGGTGCACGTAGAACACACCAAAATTCAGATTGATATAAGGGAGAAATTGATTCTGAAAAAGgtgaaaaattaaaatcttcAATGAAACAGCTTGAAAATAAGGTCGGGTGCTCCTTTAGGAAGGGCAGAACtgccctcaaaaaatcagcttCTTCTGACAAGTGCACCCCCAAAATGCCAAACCctgacagttgagatcgatatGGGGAGAAAGAACTCTGTTGGTGATGAAAAAAAAGATAGATGCTGTCCACAATGCCTGATATGGATCTCCAACAAGAGAAGACTTGATCTCCAATAAAAGAActttgatctccaaaaaataggAAGACTCTAAAAAACGCAGAAGAGAAACAGCAGCTATTGATCCAAAAAGAACTTCTTCTAAATCATGGAGGTAAggtggagggcagcaactagatcaattgatcacctcattagtgctgccttTTAAGAAGGGTGAGAACCaagggaaggaaagaaaaaaacgagaaaggaggaagaagagagagacgaTGGAAGAGGGTGGCTCCTCTATAACTTAGATCAGAatttttggctttgataccatgttaacagaacAATTAGAGATGTAATGCTTGAACGATCTTATGGTCAACACAaacctcttatttataattgaaGAATAAATTACATAGGACAAATATATCTCTGCTATAGCCGACTCTATTAAGAGAGTAGGctacacataaaaataaaacccaaaagaccagaatacccccacggtattctagtgTACATACTTTAACAGTTTAGAACTAGAAATAAGATCTAAGGTTCCAAAAGAACAAGTATGGGTATGTGTATATAAAATGAGCATAAGAATCATCATCCTTGTACTCTTGGTAAAGCTAGCTCTATGCAGTTGTGAGGTCATAAAACCTCTTGGTGAGTTTGTGCAGTCATGTGGAATCCAAATATGTGCAAATATCATGACTATAAGTCGGTGCCTCATGCTACTGTTTCTCCATATTCATTTAGTGATGCAACAAGTCAGAACTAAGAAATCATGAGCAGTATATTTTACCTCAAACCTCTgcaccttccccccccccccctaaaaaaaaatgttgagaGATTTTATTCAAGGGTAAGGGATGGAATAAAGACGTGTTGCACATAACTCACCCCCTAGCGTTTCCTCAGAAGTCTTTACAAATAGCAAACAAAGAGGAGGAAGCACCAATGTACCT encodes:
- the LOC122672704 gene encoding putative potassium transporter 12 isoform X3; amino-acid sequence: MEQGGIEESIRLVRSESRWVDGSEVDSESTQTSLFEEDQLRENHGSIRRRLVKKPKRVDSFDVEAMSIANSHDQHSKDLSIWGTLGLAFQTLGVVYGDMGTSPLYVFADVFSKVPIKSDVDVLGALSLVMYTIALIPFAKYVFIVLKANDNGEGGTFALYSLICRYAKVNLLPNQQPADELISSFKLRLPTPELERALRIKDCLERRSSMKTCLLLLVLMGTSMIIGDGILTPAMSVMSAVSGLQGEIPGFDTRAEAMFADLGHFSVVSIQIAFTCVVFPCLLLGYMGQAAYLMKFPTSAERIFYDSVPDGLFWPVFVIATLAAMIASQAMISATFSCIKQSMALGCFPRMKIIHTSRRFMGQIYIPIINWFLMVMCILVVATFRSTTDIANAYGIAEVGVMIVSTILVTVVMLLIWQTNLFLALCFPLVFGSVEFIYLSSVLTKIKEGGWLPLAFASCFLCIMYIWNYGSVLKYQSEVREKISMDFLLELGSTLGTVRVPGIGLLYNELVLGIPSVFGQFLVSLPAIHSTIVFVCIKYVPVPVVPQEERFLFRRVCTKDYHMFRCIARYGYKDVRKEDHHAFEQLLVESLQSFLRKEAQDLALENSLKETECDDVSMRSRESLIPGSEVGELQVPLLQDQRTEAGASSSGEAVPMLPSSVMSSDENPSLEYELSALREAMDSGFTYLLGHGDVRARKDSWFLKKLVINYIYAFLRNNCRAGAANMRVPHMNIMQVGVTYMV
- the LOC122672704 gene encoding putative potassium transporter 12 isoform X1, yielding MEQGGIEESIRLVRSESRWVDGSEVDSESTQTSLFEEDQLRENHGSIRRRLVKKPKRVDSFDVEAMSIANSHDQHSKDLSIWGTLGLAFQTLGVVYGDMGTSPLYVFADVFSKVPIKSDVDVLGALSLVMYTIALIPFAKYVFIVLKANDNGEGGTFALYSLICRYAKVNLLPNQQPADELISSFKLRLPTPELERALRIKDCLERRSSMKTCLLLLVLMGTSMIIGDGILTPAMSVMSAVSGLQGEIPGFDTNAVVMLSIVFLIGLFSIQRFGTGKVGVMFAPALGLWFFSLGSIGIYNLLKYDITVIKALNPAYIYYFFKRNSAKAWSALGGCVLCITGAEAMFADLGHFSVVSIQIAFTCVVFPCLLLGYMGQAAYLMKFPTSAERIFYDSVPDGLFWPVFVIATLAAMIASQAMISATFSCIKQSMALGCFPRMKIIHTSRRFMGQIYIPIINWFLMVMCILVVATFRSTTDIANAYGIAEVGVMIVSTILVTVVMLLIWQTNLFLALCFPLVFGSVEFIYLSSVLTKIKEGGWLPLAFASCFLCIMYIWNYGSVLKYQSEVREKISMDFLLELGSTLGTVRVPGIGLLYNELVLGIPSVFGQFLVSLPAIHSTIVFVCIKYVPVPVVPQEERFLFRRVCTKDYHMFRCIARYGYKDVRKEDHHAFEQLLVESLQSFLRKEAQDLALENSLKETECDDVSMRSRESLIPGSEVGELQVPLLQDQRTEAGASSSGEAVPMLPSSVMSSDENPSLEYELSALREAMDSGFTYLLGHGDVRARKDSWFLKKLVINYIYAFLRNNCRAGAANMRVPHMNIMQVGVTYMV
- the LOC122672704 gene encoding putative potassium transporter 12 isoform X2, whose protein sequence is MEQGGIEESIRLVRSESRWVDGSEVDSESTQTSLFEEDQLRENHGSIRRRLVKKPKRVDSFDVEAMSIANSHDQHSKDLSIWGTLGLAFQTLGVVYGDMGTSPLYVFADVFSKVPIKSDVDVLGALSLVMYTIALIPFAKYVFIVLKANDNGEGGTFALYSLICRYAKVNLLPNQQPADELISSFKLRLPTPELERALRIKDCLERRSSMKTCLLLLVLMGTSMIIGDGILTPAMSDAVVMLSIVFLIGLFSIQRFGTGKVGVMFAPALGLWFFSLGSIGIYNLLKYDITVIKALNPAYIYYFFKRNSAKAWSALGGCVLCITGAEAMFADLGHFSVVSIQIAFTCVVFPCLLLGYMGQAAYLMKFPTSAERIFYDSVPDGLFWPVFVIATLAAMIASQAMISATFSCIKQSMALGCFPRMKIIHTSRRFMGQIYIPIINWFLMVMCILVVATFRSTTDIANAYGIAEVGVMIVSTILVTVVMLLIWQTNLFLALCFPLVFGSVEFIYLSSVLTKIKEGGWLPLAFASCFLCIMYIWNYGSVLKYQSEVREKISMDFLLELGSTLGTVRVPGIGLLYNELVLGIPSVFGQFLVSLPAIHSTIVFVCIKYVPVPVVPQEERFLFRRVCTKDYHMFRCIARYGYKDVRKEDHHAFEQLLVESLQSFLRKEAQDLALENSLKETECDDVSMRSRESLIPGSEVGELQVPLLQDQRTEAGASSSGEAVPMLPSSVMSSDENPSLEYELSALREAMDSGFTYLLGHGDVRARKDSWFLKKLVINYIYAFLRNNCRAGAANMRVPHMNIMQVGVTYMV